A portion of the Acidobacteriota bacterium genome contains these proteins:
- a CDS encoding magnesium transporter CorA family protein, producing MITVLVHREGQTRQVDAVDLAWLAPGASEKLWVDIELPDDGAKDLLQQTFKLHELSLEDALSEIHHPKIELFDHYLYLILHGILPGAGGRGFETNDIDFFLGDRFLVTVHHAPSRSISQEQQLCLRNTYVLGEGPAGLLHRIIDAMVDHYRPEVDALEDRLEALEDRVFENPRENPVRDILTLKRDVSSLRRVALPQRDAIGRLARREFELIPDAMAYRFRDVYDHLVQLTDEAIFFQDRVTGLLDAYLSSQSNRLNQVMKVLTVMSTIFLPLTVLTGLYGMNVVIPHLPGPDWAQFWWIVGMAGVIVASMLAAFRWKDWL from the coding sequence ATGATCACAGTTCTCGTGCACCGGGAAGGGCAGACGCGCCAGGTCGACGCGGTCGATCTGGCGTGGCTCGCTCCCGGGGCATCCGAGAAGCTGTGGGTCGACATCGAGCTGCCGGACGACGGTGCCAAGGATCTGCTGCAGCAGACATTCAAGTTGCACGAACTCTCGCTTGAGGACGCGCTCAGTGAGATCCATCATCCGAAGATCGAGCTCTTCGATCACTACCTCTATCTGATCCTCCACGGCATCCTGCCGGGCGCCGGCGGGCGCGGGTTTGAGACGAACGACATCGATTTTTTTCTGGGCGATCGGTTCCTGGTGACCGTGCACCACGCGCCGTCTCGATCGATCAGCCAGGAACAGCAGTTGTGCCTGCGAAATACCTACGTGCTCGGAGAGGGGCCGGCCGGCCTCCTGCATCGCATCATCGACGCGATGGTCGATCACTACCGCCCTGAAGTGGACGCGCTGGAAGACCGGTTGGAGGCGCTCGAAGACCGCGTGTTCGAGAACCCGCGCGAGAATCCCGTGCGCGACATCCTGACGCTCAAGCGCGATGTGTCGTCGTTGCGGCGCGTGGCGTTGCCCCAGCGTGATGCCATCGGCCGGCTGGCCCGCAGGGAGTTTGAACTCATTCCCGACGCGATGGCCTATCGCTTCCGCGACGTGTACGACCATCTCGTGCAGCTCACGGACGAAGCGATCTTCTTCCAGGATCGCGTGACGGGCCTGCTCGACGCCTACCTCTCGAGCCAGTCGAATCGGCTCAACCAGGTCATGAAGGTGTTGACCGTCATGTCCACCATCTTCCTGCCGCTCACGGTGCTCACGGGCCTGTACGGCATGAACGTCGTGATTCCCCATCTGCCCGGGCCTGACTGGGCGCAGTTCTGGTGGATCGTCGGCATGGCCGGCGTGATCGTTGCCTCGATGCTGGCGGCCTTCCGTTGGAAGGACTGGCTGTGA
- the mutL gene encoding DNA mismatch repair endonuclease MutL — MNRIHRLPPELANQIAAGEVVERPASVVKELVENALDAGATRIAVVVEFGGKKLISVEDDGMGMSAEDAHLAVERHATSKIRAAGDLAAILTLGFRGEALPSIASVSKFRLRTRERGALSGTEIRIDAGVTVSDREVGAPEGTLIEVSDLFYNLPARRKFLKADTAEAAQVSRLVTQMALGYPEVGFTLRSKDRVLIEAPPAGSSEERFYQIYGDRPDLVPVNKQAAGMSVTGFAAALAEQGPVRGPQHVFVNRRLVKDRTIAHAIQQAYSVATIKERSPEVHLFLEVPPDRIDVNVHPTKAEVRFLDQGLVHEVLRRALVDSLGQGSAPELVLRPGMPAPGQPGSTALPWSFEASPSSGIGQGVFGMRAEVEGALAHAIDQGIPAQWPAGQPGQPDPRMGLVAGHGTVSTLIKPMVPLGQFRNTFIIAVDDDGVAIIDQHVAHERILFEQIAERLTTGRVEVQALLTPVVLELTSGEHQTLLSHVKELTRVGFEFEDFGGNSLRIAAVPALLDWNKCEAVLRAVATDLDGLSPGAGVDVALRQMAATMACHAAVKANDPLTREKMQYLLDELRRTSHSSVCPHGRPVVLRLTRREIERNFERT, encoded by the coding sequence GTGAACCGCATCCACCGGCTGCCGCCCGAACTCGCGAATCAGATCGCGGCCGGTGAGGTGGTCGAGCGGCCCGCATCGGTCGTCAAGGAACTGGTGGAAAATGCGCTGGACGCCGGAGCCACGCGCATCGCGGTGGTCGTGGAGTTCGGCGGCAAGAAACTGATTTCCGTGGAAGACGACGGGATGGGGATGTCGGCGGAAGATGCGCACCTGGCCGTGGAGCGTCATGCCACGAGCAAGATTCGCGCAGCCGGCGATCTGGCCGCCATCCTGACCCTGGGATTCCGCGGCGAGGCGCTGCCGTCGATCGCGTCGGTGTCGAAGTTCCGGTTGCGCACGCGCGAGCGGGGCGCGTTGAGCGGCACCGAGATTCGTATCGATGCCGGCGTCACGGTATCGGACCGCGAAGTGGGCGCGCCGGAAGGCACACTCATCGAGGTGTCGGACCTGTTCTACAACCTTCCCGCCCGCCGGAAATTCCTGAAGGCCGACACCGCCGAAGCGGCGCAGGTCTCGAGGCTGGTCACGCAGATGGCCCTCGGGTACCCCGAGGTGGGATTCACGCTCAGAAGCAAAGACCGCGTGCTCATTGAAGCGCCACCCGCCGGGTCAAGTGAGGAACGCTTCTATCAAATCTACGGCGATCGCCCAGACCTCGTGCCGGTGAACAAGCAGGCCGCCGGCATGAGCGTGACCGGTTTCGCGGCCGCACTGGCGGAACAGGGACCGGTGCGTGGACCGCAGCATGTGTTCGTCAACCGGCGCCTCGTGAAGGACCGGACCATCGCGCACGCCATTCAGCAGGCCTATAGCGTGGCCACGATCAAGGAGCGCAGCCCCGAGGTGCATCTGTTCCTCGAAGTGCCGCCCGATCGCATCGACGTGAACGTGCATCCCACGAAAGCCGAGGTCCGCTTCCTCGATCAGGGCCTGGTGCACGAGGTGCTGCGCCGGGCGTTGGTGGATTCGCTGGGGCAGGGGAGCGCGCCGGAGCTGGTGCTTCGACCCGGCATGCCGGCGCCAGGGCAACCGGGCAGCACCGCGCTGCCATGGTCGTTCGAGGCCTCCCCCTCGTCAGGCATCGGCCAGGGCGTGTTCGGTATGCGCGCCGAGGTGGAAGGCGCGCTGGCGCACGCGATCGATCAGGGCATTCCGGCGCAGTGGCCGGCGGGGCAGCCTGGCCAGCCCGACCCGCGCATGGGCCTGGTGGCCGGTCATGGTACGGTTTCGACGCTCATCAAGCCGATGGTGCCCCTGGGCCAGTTCCGTAACACCTTCATCATCGCGGTGGATGACGATGGGGTGGCGATTATTGATCAGCATGTGGCGCACGAGCGGATCCTGTTTGAGCAGATCGCCGAGCGGCTGACCACAGGGCGTGTCGAGGTGCAGGCGTTGCTGACGCCGGTCGTGCTCGAGCTGACGTCGGGCGAGCACCAGACGCTGCTCTCGCATGTGAAGGAGCTCACGCGGGTCGGTTTCGAGTTTGAGGACTTTGGCGGCAACAGCCTGCGCATCGCGGCCGTGCCGGCGCTCCTCGACTGGAACAAATGCGAGGCGGTCCTTCGCGCGGTGGCCACCGATCTCGATGGGTTGTCGCCGGGCGCCGGCGTAGACGTCGCTCTGCGCCAGATGGCGGCGACCATGGCCTGTCACGCGGCCGTGAAGGCCAACGACCCACTCACACGCGAGAAGATGCAGTACCTGCTCGACGAACTGCGCCGCACGTCGCACTCATCCGTGTGTCCACACGGACGCCCAGTCGTCCTTCGTCTGACGCGGCGGGAAATCGAACGCAACTTCGAAAGAACCTGA
- a CDS encoding GNAT family N-acetyltransferase produces the protein MSEELLTERLILRRPALADAQAIFDRYASDPEVTRYLAWPTHRSLADTEAFLAFSDSEWARWPAGPLLAFLKSDGRLVGSTGLGFESLHEASTGFVLARDAWGQGYATEIATVMVELAAALGVGRLKAFCHHGHVASRRVLEKAAFRQEGVLPRHVVFPNLSADPQDVCLYRFEPGASPS, from the coding sequence ATGTCTGAGGAACTGCTCACCGAGCGGTTGATCCTGCGGCGTCCGGCGCTTGCTGACGCGCAAGCGATCTTCGACCGGTATGCCAGCGATCCCGAGGTGACGCGATATCTGGCGTGGCCAACTCATCGATCGCTCGCGGATACGGAAGCCTTCCTCGCGTTCAGCGACAGCGAGTGGGCCAGGTGGCCTGCCGGGCCGTTGCTCGCGTTCCTCAAGTCCGATGGCCGGCTGGTCGGAAGTACAGGGTTGGGGTTCGAATCGCTCCATGAGGCTTCGACCGGTTTCGTGCTGGCCAGGGACGCTTGGGGGCAGGGGTACGCCACTGAGATCGCGACGGTGATGGTGGAGTTGGCCGCGGCCCTTGGCGTGGGGCGCCTGAAGGCCTTCTGTCACCACGGGCACGTGGCGTCCCGACGGGTCCTGGAAAAGGCTGCCTTCAGGCAAGAGGGTGTATTGCCCAGGCACGTGGTCTTTCCGAATCTTTCCGCAGATCCGCAGGACGTCTGTTTGTACAGATTCGAGCCTGGAGCGTCTCCGTCGTGA
- a CDS encoding DNA alkylation repair protein — MSETTYAEIHRRLAGLANPAQAAFAQRFFKTGKGEYGEGDRFLGIRVPVIRAVVRAYPAPPLATVVKLLRSQWHEERLLAVLMLVRLYDKGGPAEREAVYRLYLDSLTFINNWDIVDSSASQIVGRHLAGRGRFPLLRMARSPHLWTRRVSVIATAHGIRHGHFDDILLLASRLLDDKEDLIHKAVGWMLREVGKRDRSVLEDFLDTHAARMPRTMLRYAIEKLPADRRQRYMKDKTRGLEEQAALREQLNTSSVPPSSPVPQFPSSPGLWTLDSGLLAPLAGALEGFAKLRFEAAVGGLVVASVGEGVGEA, encoded by the coding sequence GTGAGCGAGACGACGTACGCGGAGATTCATCGCCGGCTGGCTGGTCTTGCGAACCCGGCGCAGGCCGCGTTCGCCCAGCGCTTTTTCAAGACGGGAAAAGGCGAGTATGGTGAAGGCGATCGCTTCCTCGGCATCCGGGTGCCCGTGATCCGGGCTGTCGTGCGGGCCTATCCCGCGCCTCCACTGGCCACGGTGGTGAAACTGCTGAGGTCGCAGTGGCACGAAGAGCGCCTGCTGGCCGTGCTGATGCTCGTTCGCCTCTATGACAAGGGCGGGCCAGCGGAGCGCGAGGCGGTGTACCGGCTCTATCTGGACTCTCTCACGTTCATCAACAACTGGGACATCGTGGACTCGTCCGCTTCGCAGATCGTGGGGCGCCACCTTGCCGGTCGCGGACGATTCCCGTTGCTGCGCATGGCCAGGTCGCCTCACCTCTGGACGCGTCGCGTATCCGTCATCGCCACGGCGCACGGCATTCGGCACGGCCACTTTGACGACATCCTCCTTCTGGCCTCGCGGCTGCTGGACGACAAGGAGGATCTCATTCACAAAGCGGTCGGCTGGATGCTGCGGGAAGTCGGCAAGCGTGATCGATCCGTGCTGGAAGACTTCCTCGACACCCACGCCGCGCGCATGCCGAGGACGATGCTGAGGTATGCGATTGAGAAATTGCCGGCAGATCGGCGCCAGCGGTACATGAAAGACAAAACCCGCGGCCTTGAGGAACAGGCCGCGCTACGAGAGCAGCTGAACACTTCCTCAGTTCCTCCCAGTTCCCCAGTTCCCCAGTTCCCCAGTTCCCCTGGACTCTGGACCCTGGACTCTGGACTACTTGCGCCGTTGGCGGGCGCGCTCGAGGGCTTCGCGAAGCTTCGGTTCGAGGCCGCGGTCGGTGGGCTCGTAGTAGCGTCGGTGGGCGAGGGCGTCGGGGAGGCATGA
- a CDS encoding replication-associated recombination protein A has product MTRSLFGDEPSGIDTPTLAGTPLAERMRPRTLDEYVGQDQLVGPGQPLRRAIDAGAMHSLILWGPPGTGKTTLARVIAAASGAEFAAFSAVTAGIKEIKEVIGVAEHTRRHHGRRTIFFVDEIHRFNKAQQDAFLPHIESGTVVLIGATTENPSFEVNSALLSRSKVYVLQPLTLEQVVLILQRALADSDRGLGTLNVDADPDALTSLARYANGDARVALNLLEQVSATLKPNADGRRRLELAVLTDLVERRALLYDKAGDEHYNIISALHKSIRNSDADAGLYWLARMLEAGEDPMYIARRLVRFASEDIGNADPRALQLAIAAKDATHFLGMPECNTALAQLVTYMAASPKSNAVYLAYGRAAKDALRDEAAPVPLHLRNAPTKLMKELDFGKDYKYAHDEPDAVADMSCLPDALAHRRYYEPTDRGLEPKLREALERARQRRK; this is encoded by the coding sequence ATGACCCGCTCCCTCTTCGGAGACGAACCGTCGGGCATTGACACGCCCACGCTTGCGGGAACCCCACTGGCCGAACGTATGCGTCCGCGCACCCTCGACGAGTACGTGGGCCAGGACCAGCTCGTCGGCCCTGGCCAGCCCCTGCGACGCGCCATTGACGCCGGGGCGATGCACTCGCTGATCCTCTGGGGACCGCCAGGTACAGGCAAGACCACGCTGGCGCGCGTGATCGCCGCCGCCAGCGGCGCCGAGTTCGCGGCATTCAGCGCCGTCACCGCCGGCATCAAGGAAATCAAGGAAGTGATCGGGGTCGCTGAACATACGCGACGCCACCACGGCCGCCGCACGATCTTTTTCGTGGACGAAATCCACCGGTTCAACAAAGCCCAGCAGGATGCCTTCCTGCCGCACATCGAATCGGGCACTGTGGTGCTCATCGGCGCCACCACCGAGAATCCGTCTTTCGAGGTCAACTCGGCGCTGCTCTCGCGCTCAAAGGTCTACGTCCTGCAGCCTCTGACGCTCGAGCAGGTGGTGCTCATCCTCCAACGGGCTCTGGCGGACTCCGACCGCGGACTTGGAACGCTGAATGTGGACGCCGACCCGGATGCGCTGACGTCCCTTGCGCGGTACGCCAACGGCGACGCGCGCGTGGCCCTGAACCTGCTCGAGCAGGTGTCGGCCACCCTCAAGCCCAACGCCGACGGGCGCCGCCGGCTGGAGTTGGCGGTCCTCACCGATCTGGTGGAACGACGAGCGCTGCTCTACGACAAGGCGGGAGATGAGCACTACAACATCATCTCCGCGCTGCATAAGTCGATCCGCAACAGTGACGCCGACGCCGGCCTCTACTGGCTGGCCCGCATGCTCGAGGCCGGAGAAGATCCGATGTACATTGCCCGGCGCCTGGTGCGATTTGCGTCGGAAGACATCGGCAACGCCGACCCGCGTGCGCTGCAACTCGCCATCGCGGCCAAGGACGCCACGCACTTTCTCGGCATGCCCGAATGCAACACGGCGTTGGCGCAACTCGTGACCTACATGGCCGCCTCACCCAAGAGCAACGCCGTGTATCTGGCCTACGGCCGGGCGGCGAAGGACGCGTTGCGCGACGAAGCCGCGCCCGTGCCCCTGCACCTGCGCAACGCGCCGACGAAGCTGATGAAGGAACTCGACTTCGGCAAGGACTACAAATACGCGCACGACGAACCCGACGCCGTGGCCGACATGTCATGCCTCCCCGACGCCCTCGCCCACCGACGCTACTACGAGCCCACCGACCGCGGCCTCGAACCGAAGCTTCGCGAAGCCCTCGAGCGCGCCCGCCAACGGCGCAAGTAG
- a CDS encoding RNA methyltransferase: MPRITRRQDAIVTRFRDVAKGAADDGAVVIDGVHLLLDALRAGVPVEIVLATSDLLADASMDVVEAWELARAADVPVHEATTGVIEAASPVRTPSGVVAIARWSPAPLAALWTPAPALVIGLVDVQDPGNAGAVIRSADGLGATGVAMIGATADPGSAKSLRGAMGSTFRVPVARASIGESLRAARAAGATIAATTAPAPGTTDLHAVDLTGPVFLLLGNEGAGLPGQALKAADIQISIAMRPGINSFNVAVSSALLLYEARLQRNSR; this comes from the coding sequence GTGCCCCGCATCACACGTCGCCAGGACGCCATCGTGACGCGCTTCCGCGATGTCGCAAAGGGTGCGGCCGACGATGGGGCTGTGGTGATCGACGGAGTGCACCTCCTGCTGGATGCGCTCAGGGCGGGCGTGCCCGTCGAGATCGTGCTGGCCACGAGCGACCTCCTGGCTGATGCATCCATGGACGTGGTGGAAGCCTGGGAACTGGCGCGGGCCGCGGACGTGCCCGTTCATGAAGCCACCACGGGCGTCATTGAAGCCGCCAGCCCTGTGCGCACACCGAGCGGCGTTGTGGCGATCGCCCGATGGTCGCCGGCGCCGCTGGCAGCGCTGTGGACGCCCGCGCCAGCACTCGTGATCGGATTGGTGGACGTGCAGGACCCCGGCAATGCCGGCGCGGTGATTCGGTCGGCAGACGGTCTGGGCGCCACCGGCGTGGCCATGATTGGCGCCACGGCCGATCCCGGGTCAGCCAAGTCCTTGCGGGGCGCGATGGGCAGCACATTTCGTGTACCGGTGGCCCGGGCGTCGATCGGGGAGAGCTTGCGGGCCGCACGCGCCGCCGGGGCAACAATCGCGGCAACCACGGCGCCTGCTCCCGGGACCACCGACCTGCACGCTGTAGACCTGACCGGCCCGGTGTTCCTGCTGCTTGGCAACGAAGGCGCGGGGCTCCCCGGCCAGGCCCTCAAAGCCGCCGACATTCAGATCAGCATCGCGATGCGCCCCGGTATCAACTCGTTCAACGTGGCCGTCTCGTCTGCGCTGCTGTTGTACGAGGCGCGCCTGCAGCGGAACAGCCGATGA
- a CDS encoding transcription elongation factor GreA: MKARLIKRFEGEIAVLDRELVHDLPREIQRARELGDLRENAEYSAAKERQRFVESRISMLRKRLSELQLLNMDKIPTDRAGFGSKVTVIENGKQMVFELVMPEDADPDKGFISVASPIGRAFVGKEEGDSIKVSIPSGSRNFDIVKLVTIHDEE, encoded by the coding sequence ATGAAAGCCCGTCTGATCAAGCGGTTCGAGGGGGAGATCGCGGTCCTCGATCGCGAGTTGGTGCACGACCTGCCGAGGGAGATTCAGCGCGCGCGCGAGCTGGGCGACCTGCGCGAAAACGCGGAGTACTCGGCGGCCAAGGAGCGTCAGCGGTTCGTGGAGTCGCGGATTTCGATGCTGCGCAAACGCCTCTCGGAACTGCAGCTGCTCAACATGGACAAGATTCCGACCGACCGCGCCGGCTTTGGGTCGAAGGTCACTGTCATTGAGAACGGCAAGCAGATGGTCTTTGAGCTGGTGATGCCCGAGGACGCGGACCCGGACAAGGGATTCATTTCCGTGGCGTCGCCGATCGGCCGCGCATTCGTCGGCAAGGAAGAGGGCGACTCAATCAAAGTCTCCATCCCCTCCGGTAGCCGGAACTTCGACATCGTCAAGCTCGTGACCATTCACGACGAAGAGTAA
- a CDS encoding aminotransferase class I/II-fold pyridoxal phosphate-dependent enzyme, which translates to MTKRHPDTELVHAGEGVTSTATPVTTPIYSSSTFRFTSAAELEAYQQGRSKSFIYSRYANPTVMAVEAKLAAVEGGEAAMVLSSGMAATSTALFGLLRSGDEVICSAAIYGGTLQVLSSFLDRFGVRARFVSMEQLGSVGSLIGPTTKVVWFESPTNPTLRCADIAAVTSACRAKGVVSIVDNTFASPVNQQPLALGADLVMHSATKYLNGHSDVTAGALVGSKALIDRVMPARKLLGGVLEPASAYALGRGMKTLGVRIARHNTNALTIARWLETHPGVSRVFYPGLESHPDHDIARRQMRGFGGMVCFECRDGQDGAVRFFDRIALVQRAASLGGVESLCSLPVLTSQYGLSDDQLAEAGVTRGMVRLSVGLEDSEDLIGDLRQALGT; encoded by the coding sequence ATGACAAAACGGCACCCGGACACGGAACTGGTTCACGCAGGCGAGGGAGTCACGAGCACTGCGACGCCCGTCACCACTCCCATCTATTCGTCGAGCACGTTCAGGTTTACGTCGGCGGCGGAACTCGAGGCCTACCAGCAGGGACGGTCGAAGTCGTTCATCTATTCGAGATACGCAAACCCGACGGTCATGGCGGTTGAGGCCAAGCTGGCCGCCGTCGAGGGCGGCGAAGCGGCCATGGTGTTGTCGTCGGGTATGGCGGCCACCTCGACGGCGTTGTTCGGACTCCTCCGGTCGGGTGACGAGGTCATCTGCAGCGCGGCGATCTATGGCGGCACGCTGCAGGTGTTGTCGTCGTTCCTGGATCGGTTTGGTGTGCGGGCGCGTTTCGTCTCGATGGAGCAGCTGGGCTCGGTGGGATCACTCATCGGGCCAACGACGAAGGTGGTCTGGTTCGAGTCGCCGACCAATCCCACACTCCGATGCGCCGACATCGCAGCCGTGACCTCGGCTTGCCGCGCGAAAGGGGTGGTGTCCATCGTAGACAACACGTTCGCGAGTCCGGTCAATCAGCAACCGTTGGCGCTCGGAGCCGACCTCGTGATGCACTCCGCGACGAAGTATCTGAACGGCCACTCGGATGTGACGGCCGGGGCGCTCGTCGGCTCGAAGGCGCTGATCGATCGCGTGATGCCGGCGCGCAAGTTGCTGGGCGGAGTGCTGGAGCCGGCGTCGGCCTACGCGCTCGGTCGTGGCATGAAGACACTGGGCGTCCGCATCGCGCGGCACAATACCAACGCGCTGACCATCGCACGCTGGCTCGAAACGCACCCAGGTGTGTCACGCGTGTTTTATCCCGGATTGGAATCACACCCCGACCACGACATCGCACGCAGGCAGATGCGCGGATTCGGCGGGATGGTGTGTTTTGAGTGCCGCGACGGGCAGGACGGCGCCGTACGTTTCTTCGATCGCATCGCGCTGGTCCAACGTGCGGCGAGTCTCGGCGGCGTGGAAAGCCTCTGCAGCCTCCCCGTGCTCACATCGCAGTACGGCTTGTCTGACGATCAACTCGCCGAAGCCGGCGTCACACGCGGCATGGTGCGCCTCTCGGTGGGGCTCGAGGATTCGGAAGACCTCATCGGGGACCTTCGGCAGGCCTTGGGAACTTAG
- a CDS encoding DHH family phosphoesterase yields the protein MRALAVCQDELTIRTLHQVLSGTFDIEFLVESRPLARRLVDDQIAASVGDPKRVDSYLRADLSPSTCVIVEDNGKRSLKRVVTAIRDAGGSLLYVLHAGTSPSARKNRDELKALVPELTHLDMAELLSGALLTELDRALTRARVQQYQRYFADADRVLILLHNEPDPDAMAAGLALRNLLRRTRATAIIGAMQGVTRPENLRMVDLLDIHIETITADEFASFDRIATVDVQPHYFHGLLPRVDLVVDHHPEQAGYTAVFKDIRPEYGSTCTILTEHLRAVDVSISERTATAMLYAIKSDTLFFARHTNRSDLDAFTFLFPLADAALIRKMEGAEITLERLEHVTRALATSRLKHQILSAFLGETTREDFIPYTADFLLQVEGVKWVIVSGIVGGHFIVSVRNLGYSRNAGEFVKECFGDIGSAGGHRALAKAVVPAERFRAKFGDLSGIGIAARIGELAEEFLADTHAAEKKPTEKVVK from the coding sequence ATGAGAGCCTTGGCCGTCTGCCAGGACGAGTTAACTATCAGGACGCTGCATCAAGTCCTGTCGGGCACCTTCGACATCGAGTTTCTGGTCGAAAGCCGCCCGCTCGCCCGACGTCTCGTTGATGACCAGATCGCGGCGAGCGTGGGCGACCCCAAGCGCGTGGACTCCTACCTGCGCGCCGACCTCTCCCCTTCCACCTGCGTCATCGTCGAAGACAACGGCAAACGCAGCCTGAAGCGCGTGGTCACGGCCATTCGCGATGCCGGCGGCAGCCTGTTGTACGTGCTGCACGCAGGCACGAGCCCTTCGGCTCGAAAGAATCGCGATGAGCTGAAGGCGCTGGTGCCTGAGCTGACACATCTCGACATGGCCGAGCTGCTCTCGGGGGCGTTGCTCACGGAACTGGACCGGGCCCTGACGCGCGCGCGGGTGCAACAGTACCAGCGGTACTTCGCAGACGCCGACCGTGTGTTGATCCTCCTGCACAACGAACCCGATCCCGACGCGATGGCGGCGGGCCTGGCGCTGCGCAACCTGCTGCGGCGCACCCGTGCCACGGCCATCATCGGCGCGATGCAGGGCGTGACGCGTCCGGAAAATCTGCGGATGGTGGACCTGCTCGACATCCACATCGAGACGATCACGGCCGACGAGTTTGCGTCGTTCGATCGCATCGCCACCGTGGACGTGCAGCCCCATTACTTTCACGGCCTGCTGCCGCGCGTGGATTTGGTGGTGGACCATCATCCCGAGCAGGCGGGCTACACGGCCGTGTTCAAGGACATCCGTCCCGAATACGGATCGACCTGCACCATCCTGACCGAACATCTGCGCGCGGTGGACGTGAGCATCTCGGAGCGCACGGCCACAGCCATGCTCTACGCGATCAAGTCCGACACCCTGTTTTTCGCGCGGCACACCAACCGGTCCGACCTGGATGCGTTCACGTTCCTGTTTCCGCTGGCCGACGCCGCGCTCATTCGCAAGATGGAGGGCGCTGAAATCACGCTGGAGCGCCTGGAACACGTCACGCGCGCGCTTGCGACCAGCCGCCTGAAGCACCAGATCCTCTCGGCGTTCCTGGGCGAGACCACACGCGAAGACTTCATCCCCTACACGGCCGACTTCCTGCTCCAGGTGGAAGGCGTCAAGTGGGTCATCGTCTCGGGCATCGTCGGCGGCCATTTCATCGTGAGCGTGCGCAACCTGGGCTACTCGCGCAACGCCGGTGAGTTTGTGAAGGAGTGCTTCGGCGACATCGGGTCAGCCGGCGGCCATCGGGCACTCGCCAAGGCCGTGGTGCCGGCTGAGCGCTTTCGCGCGAAGTTCGGCGACCTGTCGGGCATCGGCATCGCCGCCCGCATCGGCGAACTCGCAGAAGAGTTCCTGGCGGACACCCACGCGGCGGAGAAGAAACCCACTGAAAAAGTGGTGAAGTGA
- a CDS encoding VWA domain-containing protein: MAALRLVIVLALFAAAVLDARQQTFRTSADVVVLPVTVVGKGNTLVRALTRDDFEVFEDGKRQELTFFNEGAGGTGLPLHLGLLLDTSSSMDRDLAAAVSAAIRFVNAVDESVDVTFVDFATEVRVSRFSPPSYAHLFERMRSNKAEGATALYDALGLYLTAAEQQDGQKVLLLYTDGEDSTSSLGYGRMIEMLRLSDVMVYAIGYVDSLRGSRGTAQLRLNDLAHQTGGEAFFPMDRKQLDEIYAKIQEEIASRYSLGFISTNRAADGKWRKVEVRVTAPSGKGAKVRTRPGYFAPAR; encoded by the coding sequence ATGGCTGCCCTCCGTCTCGTCATTGTGCTGGCGCTCTTCGCGGCGGCCGTGCTGGACGCCCGCCAGCAGACATTCCGCACATCTGCGGACGTGGTCGTACTCCCCGTGACCGTGGTTGGGAAGGGAAACACCCTGGTTCGCGCCCTGACCCGGGACGACTTCGAGGTCTTTGAGGACGGCAAACGCCAGGAACTGACGTTTTTCAACGAAGGCGCTGGCGGAACGGGGCTTCCGCTGCATCTCGGCCTTCTGCTTGATACCTCAAGCAGCATGGATCGCGATCTGGCGGCGGCGGTGTCGGCCGCCATCAGGTTCGTGAACGCCGTGGACGAGTCCGTGGACGTGACGTTTGTGGATTTCGCCACCGAGGTGCGGGTCTCACGGTTTTCACCGCCCAGTTACGCGCACCTGTTCGAGCGGATGCGGTCGAACAAGGCCGAAGGCGCGACGGCACTGTATGACGCGCTGGGGTTATATCTGACAGCCGCTGAACAGCAGGATGGACAGAAGGTGTTGCTGCTCTACACCGACGGTGAAGACTCCACCAGCAGCCTTGGATACGGTCGCATGATCGAAATGCTGCGCCTGAGCGACGTGATGGTGTACGCCATTGGCTATGTCGACAGCCTGCGGGGGAGTCGCGGCACCGCGCAGTTGCGGCTGAACGACCTGGCCCACCAAACCGGCGGCGAAGCGTTTTTCCCGATGGACCGCAAGCAACTGGATGAGATTTACGCGAAGATCCAGGAAGAGATCGCCTCGCGCTACTCCCTGGGCTTTATCTCCACCAACCGGGCCGCTGATGGCAAGTGGCGGAAGGTCGAGGTTCGGGTGACCGCGCCGTCCGGCAAGGGGGCCAAGGTCCGCACCCGCCCCGGCTATTTCGCGCCTGCCCGATAG